The DNA sequence GGTATGGGAGAATTCGCCTGGTTGTCCGACCCGGGTGGAAACATCATCGGACTCTGGACATCGATTTCCCAATAAGGGGATTGAATGGCACTTAGTCGAGCTCTCAATCGCGCCTACTGCGAGTTCGGCAGTCTATAGGTCAAATCCCCGGAAGAGCGACCGATTAACTGAAACTGTGCCCTTGGTTGCCAAGGCTACCGAAGCAGCAGTTTCGCTCGAACGATGAAACGAAGGAGCCATACCAGAGGAACCAGCGCAATTGGTTTCGTAGCTCTAATCCTTGGACGCTTGATCACTTTGAGAATGAACTCAGCAGCTTGGTCGGGCGACAGCAAGAATGGTTTCACCGGGGATTTTGCCATCTTCGTATCCACAAATCCGAAGCGAATATTACTGACATTGATACTCTTTGATTTCGCAGCTATTCCGAGACCCTCCCAGTATCTCGATATTCCTGCTTTCGACGCACTGTAGCTCGGTGCGTCGGGTGACGTCAGTTCGTCAGCCATTGAGCTGATTCCGATGAAATGACCATTGCCTTGGTTCTGCATCGCAGTCAGTACAA is a window from the bacterium genome containing:
- a CDS encoding SDR family NAD(P)-dependent oxidoreductase: MTNKTALLIGNTSGIGAEVTKKLLALDFRVVGVSKSSSSLHHPHYRHFLQDVSATNYRSRLNEILVEYPHIDLCIYFAGIGDQLDWTNLRFETRVFEVNLMAAVITTEIVLTAMQNQGNGHFIGISSMADELTSPDAPSYSASKAGISRYWEGLGIAAKSKSINVSNIRFGFVDTKMAKSPVKPFLLSPDQAAEFILKVIKRPRIRATKPIALVPLVWLLRFIVRAKLLLR